The Halanaerobium praevalens DSM 2228 genome contains a region encoding:
- a CDS encoding sensor domain-containing diguanylate cyclase, producing MREAELPFFNKLSFKFSMYLVAIILILMTLFTIYLVNDFAADEADIYQENFKRNLELLANTSSNYLWDFEFKDLKENAEYFFQEEELVQIIIKDGKGEKLVELRSPAIKKGKLLKASQKIYYSNDKFLGEVEITYTDYFYKIRVAVLRNRLIMLSLILTLALIIVITLVSKKAFKPLNNLIKVIKNINKTNFDNKIKEYSNDEIGLLAMNFNYMIEEINASYQQLEAYNEEITALNEELSYQAFHDPLTEIPNRRRFINILEKELKSDAKGALSLLDINDFKEINDNYGHIYGDRLLTEVAQRLAAFSSENIAVARYGGDEFLILIKNLNINQIEKEVTKLKAVFNQPFAIKDDQIFIKFALGIALYPEDAKTTDQLITKADIAMYEAKKIKKNNYLYYNQKMIDQLKRRKKIKNKLQNALKIMVLV from the coding sequence ATGAGAGAAGCTGAATTACCTTTTTTTAATAAACTTAGTTTTAAATTCAGTATGTATTTAGTAGCAATAATCCTGATTTTAATGACTTTATTTACAATATATTTAGTTAATGATTTTGCAGCAGATGAAGCTGATATTTACCAAGAAAATTTTAAAAGAAACTTAGAATTACTTGCTAATACAAGCAGTAATTATTTGTGGGATTTTGAGTTTAAAGATCTTAAAGAAAATGCAGAATATTTTTTTCAAGAAGAAGAACTTGTTCAAATTATTATCAAAGATGGAAAAGGTGAAAAATTAGTTGAATTAAGATCACCAGCCATTAAAAAAGGTAAACTACTTAAAGCTAGCCAAAAAATTTATTATTCTAATGATAAATTTTTAGGAGAAGTTGAAATTACTTATACAGATTATTTTTATAAAATAAGGGTAGCTGTATTAAGGAATCGTTTAATAATGCTTTCCTTAATCTTAACACTAGCTTTAATAATTGTTATTACATTGGTTAGTAAAAAAGCCTTTAAACCATTAAATAATTTAATTAAAGTGATCAAAAATATCAATAAAACTAATTTTGATAACAAAATTAAAGAATATAGTAATGATGAAATTGGTCTTTTAGCTATGAATTTTAACTATATGATAGAAGAAATAAATGCTTCTTACCAACAGCTAGAAGCATATAATGAAGAAATAACAGCCTTAAATGAAGAATTAAGTTATCAGGCTTTTCATGACCCACTAACAGAAATACCAAACCGCAGACGCTTTATTAATATTTTAGAAAAAGAATTAAAATCAGATGCTAAAGGTGCACTATCCTTATTAGATATTAATGATTTTAAAGAAATAAATGATAATTATGGTCATATTTATGGTGATCGACTTTTAACAGAAGTTGCCCAAAGATTAGCTGCTTTTAGTTCAGAAAATATTGCAGTAGCCCGTTATGGTGGAGATGAGTTTTTAATTTTAATTAAAAACTTAAATATTAATCAAATAGAAAAAGAAGTTACTAAATTAAAAGCAGTATTTAATCAGCCTTTTGCCATCAAAGATGATCAAATTTTTATCAAATTTGCTTTAGGTATTGCCCTTTATCCCGAAGATGCTAAAACTACAGATCAATTAATTACTAAAGCTGATATAGCAATGTATGAAGCTAAAAAAATAAAGAAAAATAATTATCTTTACTATAACCAAAAAATGATTGATCAGCTTAAACGTCGCAAAAAAATAAAAAACAAATTACAAAATGCCCTAAAAATAATGGTTTTAGTTTAA
- a CDS encoding dihydrofolate reductase, with the protein MSLAIIVAMDKNQLIGDKNEIPWDLPADLEYFKQTTMGAPVIMGRKTFESIGFPLPGRRNIILTRNKKYQAEGAEIIHSVKKILDEFLDSKKEAFIIGGAEIYKLFLPYTKKLYLTIIEAEFKGDTYFPPLNFDNWLKVMKKKGKYNSENPYHYNYYIYQRKNKISRSEI; encoded by the coding sequence ATGAGTTTAGCAATTATTGTAGCAATGGATAAAAATCAATTAATTGGTGATAAGAATGAAATCCCTTGGGATTTGCCAGCAGATTTAGAATATTTTAAGCAAACCACAATGGGAGCTCCAGTTATTATGGGACGTAAGACTTTTGAATCAATTGGATTTCCCTTACCTGGTAGAAGAAATATTATTTTAACACGAAATAAAAAATATCAAGCTGAAGGAGCTGAAATAATCCATTCAGTTAAAAAAATATTAGATGAATTTTTAGATTCTAAAAAAGAAGCTTTTATTATTGGAGGAGCTGAAATTTACAAACTATTTTTACCATATACTAAGAAATTATACTTAACTATTATAGAAGCTGAATTTAAAGGAGATACTTATTTCCCCCCACTTAATTTTGATAATTGGTTAAAAGTAATGAAAAAAAAGGGGAAGTATAATAGTGAAAATCCTTATCATTATAATTATTATATTTATCAACGTAAAAACAAAATATCTAGGAGTGAAATTTAA
- a CDS encoding P1 family peptidase, translated as MNNDLTAIRGLKIGHAENQKNATGCTAVLTETGFTIGADIRGGAPGSREIALTDSRAAVDKAHAVFLSGGSAYGLDATGGVMKYLSEQNIGFNTSGGVVPIVPAAVIYDLEYKSNKYPDAKMAYQACLNASRQKQKNKSIGVAAGATCGKIMGMQNATKTVLGHAAQKTNDLIVAALAVVNPFGDLKDPDSGQIIAGAKNKAGQFIDTEKTIINNSDIDLNFSRQNTTLIVLATNAILNKAKANRVSMMAHSGLSRCIYPVHTLLDGDSIFTLAANEVKADINQIGVLAAKVVEKAILSSALMNFK; from the coding sequence ATGAATAATGATTTGACAGCTATTAGAGGTTTAAAAATAGGTCATGCTGAAAATCAAAAAAATGCTACTGGTTGTACAGCTGTGCTAACAGAAACTGGGTTTACTATTGGAGCTGATATTAGAGGTGGAGCTCCCGGTAGTAGAGAAATAGCTTTAACTGATAGTAGAGCAGCAGTAGATAAAGCTCATGCTGTTTTTTTAAGTGGAGGAAGTGCTTATGGACTTGATGCCACTGGTGGAGTAATGAAATATTTGAGTGAACAAAATATTGGTTTTAATACAAGTGGAGGAGTTGTTCCCATTGTTCCAGCAGCAGTTATTTATGATTTAGAATATAAAAGTAACAAATATCCTGATGCCAAAATGGCATACCAAGCTTGCCTTAATGCTTCTAGGCAAAAACAAAAAAATAAAAGTATTGGGGTTGCAGCTGGAGCTACTTGTGGAAAAATTATGGGAATGCAAAATGCTACAAAAACAGTTTTAGGTCATGCAGCCCAAAAAACTAATGATTTAATAGTTGCTGCTTTAGCAGTTGTTAATCCCTTTGGAGATCTTAAAGATCCAGATTCTGGTCAAATAATTGCTGGAGCTAAAAATAAAGCTGGCCAATTTATTGATACAGAAAAAACTATTATTAATAATTCAGATATAGATTTAAATTTTTCTAGACAAAATACTACTTTAATTGTTTTAGCTACAAATGCTATTTTAAATAAAGCTAAAGCTAATAGAGTGTCTATGATGGCACATAGTGGTTTAAGTCGCTGTATTTATCCTGTACATACTCTTTTAGATGGAGATAGCATTTTTACTTTGGCTGCTAATGAAGTCAAAGCTGATATTAATCAAATTGGAGTTTTAGCTGCTAAAGTTGTTGAAAAAGCAATTTTAAGTTCAGCTTTAATGAATTTTAAATAA
- a CDS encoding VOC family protein yields MEARINLITIWTNNLIPMKEFYNKILGFEIENDLGEYVEFKNEGVRFALCLRKVMYNYSEDYKKTKNGQSFELAFPAKSPEDVDKSYNEIVAKGGVPVHEPQNMPWDQRTALFADPDGNIHEIFSDLK; encoded by the coding sequence GTGGAAGCAAGAATTAATTTGATTACAATCTGGACAAATAATTTAATCCCAATGAAAGAATTTTATAATAAAATTTTAGGATTTGAAATTGAAAATGATTTGGGTGAATATGTTGAATTTAAAAATGAAGGTGTTAGATTTGCTCTTTGTCTTAGAAAGGTTATGTATAATTATAGTGAAGATTATAAAAAAACAAAAAATGGTCAATCTTTTGAATTAGCTTTTCCAGCTAAAAGCCCAGAAGACGTTGATAAATCATATAATGAGATAGTTGCAAAAGGTGGGGTGCCTGTTCATGAACCTCAAAACATGCCCTGGGATCAGAGAACAGCATTGTTTGCAGATCCTGATGGGAATATACATGAAATTTTTTCAGATCTTAAATAA
- a CDS encoding substrate-binding periplasmic protein gives MKTKVIIISCLILLISTPIYANQIPEFTIMTEEWRPYNFSEDSQIKGISTDILVLILDKIGSKQNRSDIEIYPWARAYNQAQTKANTILYTTARTKAREDLFKWVGPIFKIEFNLWAAKKRNIEINSVADLNQYQIGTLRYDVLESILLTNTNLEKNNLDRVSSNILNTKKLYKNRIDLVATSNKTMVQTSHDLELNTDWFENVYSFGEKSMNFAFHKNTPDYIIESFQAAFDELKANGQIAEIFNKYQN, from the coding sequence ATGAAAACTAAAGTGATAATTATTAGCTGTTTAATTCTTTTAATTTCAACTCCAATTTATGCTAATCAAATTCCTGAATTCACTATTATGACAGAAGAATGGAGACCTTATAATTTTAGTGAAGATTCTCAAATAAAGGGGATTTCGACTGATATATTAGTTTTAATTTTAGACAAAATAGGCTCTAAGCAAAATAGATCAGATATTGAAATCTATCCTTGGGCCAGAGCCTATAACCAAGCCCAAACTAAAGCAAATACAATTCTTTATACTACAGCTCGGACTAAAGCAAGAGAAGATCTATTTAAATGGGTTGGTCCAATTTTTAAAATTGAATTTAATCTTTGGGCAGCTAAAAAAAGAAATATAGAAATTAATTCTGTTGCTGATTTAAATCAATATCAAATTGGAACTTTACGCTATGATGTCTTAGAAAGTATTTTATTAACAAATACAAATTTAGAAAAAAACAACTTAGATAGAGTTAGTTCAAACATTTTAAACACTAAAAAACTTTATAAGAATAGGATAGATCTAGTTGCAACTTCTAATAAAACCATGGTTCAAACTAGTCATGATTTAGAACTAAATACTGATTGGTTTGAAAATGTTTATTCTTTTGGCGAAAAATCAATGAATTTTGCTTTTCATAAAAATACTCCTGATTATATCATTGAATCTTTTCAAGCAGCTTTTGATGAGCTTAAAGCAAATGGGCAAATTGCTGAAATATTTAACAAATATCAAAACTAA